The proteins below are encoded in one region of Populus alba chromosome 2, ASM523922v2, whole genome shotgun sequence:
- the LOC118042276 gene encoding large ribosomal subunit protein uL5c produces the protein MATTSLLSSSVASFHGRFPSLPPHLNARVTYGSRNGLVSVRATGDVVLVDKSEAEKSNRLKTTFLEKIVPLLIEEFSYTNIHQVPKIEKVVVNCGIGDAAQNAKGLDAAINDLALITGQRPVKTRARNSVATFKIREGQPLGIAVTLRGNLMYSFLDRLVNLGLPRTRDFQGVTPNSFDGHGNYSIGIRDQSVFPEIRFDAVGKARGMDVCIATTANTDQEAQRLLALMGMPFREGGGGGGATALPRKKKLKAHHFDSKSKGRSRR, from the exons ATGGCCACTACTTCGCTCTTATCCTCCTCGGTGGCGTCGTTTCACGGACGATTCCCCAGTCTCCCACCGCACTTAAACGCAAGAGTAACGTACGGAAGCCGGAATGGGTTGGTGTCAGTGAGAGCCACTGGAGATGTTGTTTTGGTGGACAAATCAGAAGCAGAGAAAAGCAATCGGCTCAAAACCACATTCCTTGAAAAAATCGTCCCTTTGCTGATAGAAGAGTTCAGCTACACTAACATTCACCAG GTTCCAAAAATTGAGAAGGTTGTGGTGAATTGTGGGATTGGAGATGCTGCGCAGAATGCTAAGGGGTTGGACGCAGCGATAAATGATTTGGCTCTTATCACAGGCCAAAGACCCGTTAAGACGCGGGCCAGGAATTCGGTTGCTACCTTCAAGATTAGGGAAGGCCAACCACTTGGTATTGCTGTTACACTCAGAGGAAAC CTGATGTACTCGTTCTTAGATCGACTTGTTAACTTGGGGCTGCCTAGGACAAGGGATTTCCAAGGTGTGACCCCAAACAGCTTTGATGGACATGGCAACTACAGCATTGGAATTCGCGACCAGAGTGTGTTCCCAGAGATTAGGTTTGATGCGGTTGGTAAAGCCAGGGGAATGGATGTGTGCATTGCAACCACAGCTAACACCGATCAAGAAGCGCAAAGACTCTTGGCTCTCATGGGTATGCCATTTAgagaaggtggtggtggtggtggtgctacCGCTCTGCCTCGCAAGAAGAAATTGAAGGCACACCACTTTGATTCAAAATCGAAGGGAAGGAGTAGGCGATGA
- the LOC118042138 gene encoding homeobox-leucine zipper protein ANTHOCYANINLESS 2 isoform X1, with protein sequence MSFGGFLENTSPGGGGARIVADIPYNNNNNMPTGAIAQTRLVSPSLTKSMFNSPGLSLALQQPNIDGQGDITRMAENFETSVGRRSREEEHESRSGSDNMDGASGDDQDAADNPPRKKRYHRHTPQQIQELEALFKECPHPDEKQRLELSRRLCLETRQVKFWFQNRRTQMKTQLERHENSLLRQDNDKLRAENMSIRDAMRNPSCSNCGGPAIIGDISLEEQHLRIENARLKDELDRVCALAGKFLGRPISSLASSLSPPMPNSSLELAVGGNGFAGLSTMATTLPLGPHFEGGISGALSMVTQTRLATAGVTGIDRSLERSMFLELALASMDELVKMAQTDEPLWIGSFEGGREILNHEEYLRTFTPCIGMKPSGFVSEASRETGMVIINSLALVETLMDSNRWAEMFPCMIARTSTTDVIASGMGGTRNGSLQLMNAELQVLSPLVPVREVNFLRFCKQHAEGVWAVVDVSIDTIRETSGAPLTFVSCRRLPSGCVVQDMPNGYSKVTWVEHAEYDESQIHQLYRPLISSGMGFGSQRWIATLQRQCECLAILLSSNVPSRDHTAITTSGRRSMLKLAQRMTDNFCAGVCASTVHKWNKLNAGNVDEDVRVMTRKSVDDPGEPPGIVLSAATSVWLPVSPQRLFDFLRNERLRSEWDILSNGGPMQEMAHIAKGQDHGNCVSLLRASAMNANQSSMLILQETCIDAAGSLVVYAPVDTPAMHVVMNGGDSAYVALLPSGFAIVPDGPGSRGPPTTNGVPTANNVGGQDRVSGSLLTVAFQILVNSLPTAKLTVESVETVNNLISCTVQKIKAALQCES encoded by the exons ATGAGTTTTGGGGGTTTCCTTGAAAACACTAGTCCTGGTGGTGGTGGCGCAAGAATTGTGGCTGATATACcttataacaataacaacaacatgcCCACTGGTGCAATAGCTCAGACTCGCCTTGTCTCTCCTTCTCTCACTAAATCCATGTTCAACTCTCCTGGACTCTCTCTAGCCCTT CAACAGCCAAACATAGATGGTCAAGGAGATATAACTAGAATGGCCGAGAACTTTGAGACAAGTGTGGGTAGGAGAAGCAGAGAAGAGGAACATGAGAGCAGATCTGGTAGTGATAACATGGATGGTGCGTCTGGTGACGATCAAGATGCAGCTGATAATCCtccaagaaaaaagagataCCACCGACACACTCCACAACAAATCCAAGAACTTGAAGC TTTGTTTAAGGAATGTCCTCATCCTGACGAGAAACAAAGATTGGAGCTTAGTAGAAGGCTGTGCTTGGAGACTAGGCAAGTCAAGTTCTGGTTTCAAAATCGTAGAACCCAAATGAAG ACTCAACTGGAGCGCCATGAGAACTCATTACTCAGGCAAGATAACGACAAGCTTCGAGCAGAAAACATGTCCATAAGAGATGCCATGAGAAATCCATCGTGCTCAAACTGTGGTGGTCCTGCGATAATCGGTGACATTTCACTTGAAGAACAGCATTTGAGGATTGAGAATGCTAGATTAAAAGATGAACTAGATCGAGTTTGTGCACTTGCGGGCAAGTTCTTAGGTCGCCCCATATCTTCGTTAGCTTCTTCACTTAGCCCTCCTATGCCGAATTCAAGCCTGGAACTTGCAGTTGGTGGTAATGGTTTTGCTGGTTTAAGCACCATGGCTACAACATTGCCTTTGGGACCTCATTTTGAAGGTGGGATTTCTGGTGCTTTGTCTATGGTAACTCAAACTAGACTAGCAACAGCTGGTGTTACTGGTATTGATAGATCATTAGAGAGATCCATGTTCTTGGAGTTGGCTTTAGCTTCCATGGATGAATTGGTGAAGATGGCTCAGACGGACGAGCCTCTTTGGATCGGGAGCTTTGAGGGTGGTAGAGAAATATTGAACCATGAGGAGTACTTGAGAACCTTCACTCCTTGCATTGGAATGAAGCCTAGTGGCTTTGTTAGTGAGGCTTCTAGAGAGACTGGTATGGTAATCATAAACAGTTTGGCCTTAGTTGAGACACTGATGGATTCG AACCGATGGGCAGAAATGTTTCCTTGTATGATTGCAAGGACCTCTACCACTGATGTGATAGCCAGCGGAATGGGGGGAACTAGAAATGGTTCACTTCAGTTG ATGAATGCTGAGCTCCAAGTCTTATCCCCATTGGTTCCGGTGCGTGAGGTCAATTTTCTCCGATTTTGCAAGCAGCACGCAGAGGGGGTTTGGGCTGTTGTTGATGTATCAATTGATACCATCCGAGAAACTTCCGGTGCACCACTGACATTTGTGAGCTGCAGGAGGCTTCCTTCTGGTTGTGTGGTGCAAGATATGCCCAATGGGTACTCCAAG GTTACATGGGTTGAGCATGCAGAATATGATGAAAGCCAAATACACCAGCTCTATCGGCCGTTGATAAGTTCCGGCATGGGCTTCGGTTCCCAGCGATGGATAGCTACCCTTCAACGTCAATGCGAGTGTTTAGCCATCCTCTTGTCCTCCAATGTACCTAGTAGAGACCACACAG CGATAACTACAAGCGGTCGCCGAAGCATGTTGAAGCTGGCGCAAAGAATGACAGATAACTTCTGTGCTGGGGTTTGTGCCTCCACAGTGCACAAATGGAACAAGCTGAATGCCGGAAATGTTGATGAAGATGTTAGGGTTATGACCCGAAAGAGTGTTGATGATCCTGGTGAGCCACCAGGCATAGTTTTGAGCGCTGCGACCTCTGTTTGGCTACCTGTTTCTCCGCAAAGGCTCTTTGATTTCCTACGCAATGAACGACTCAGAAGCGAGTGGGACATACTCTCCAACGGGGGACCAATGCAGGAAATGGCCCACATTGCTAAAGGCCAGGATCACGGCAACTGTGTCTCTCTCCTACGTGCTAGC GCCATGAATGCTAACCAGAGTAGCATGCTAATACTGCAAGAGACGTGCATAGATGCAGCAGGCTCTCTTGTAGTGTACGCTCCCGTAGACACTCCGGCCATGCACGTAGTGATGAACGGCGGTGATTCGGCTTACGTGGCGCTTCTTCCGTCAGGGTTTGCTATCGTACCGGATGGGCCTGGTTCACGTGGCCCCCCAACGACCAATGGCGTCCCGACTGCTAATAATGTCGGTGGCCAAGATAGGGTAAGTGGGTCCCTTTTGACGGTGGCCTTCCAAATATTGGTGAATAGTCTCCCTACGGCGAAGCTCACAGTAGAATCTGTGGAGACAGTCAACAACCTTATTTCATGCACTGTCCAAAAGATCAAGGCTGCTCTCCAATGTGAAAGCTGA
- the LOC118042138 gene encoding homeobox-leucine zipper protein ANTHOCYANINLESS 2 isoform X2: protein MSFGGFLENTSPGGGGARIVADIPYNNNNNMPTGAIAQTRLVSPSLTKSMFNSPGLSLALPNIDGQGDITRMAENFETSVGRRSREEEHESRSGSDNMDGASGDDQDAADNPPRKKRYHRHTPQQIQELEALFKECPHPDEKQRLELSRRLCLETRQVKFWFQNRRTQMKTQLERHENSLLRQDNDKLRAENMSIRDAMRNPSCSNCGGPAIIGDISLEEQHLRIENARLKDELDRVCALAGKFLGRPISSLASSLSPPMPNSSLELAVGGNGFAGLSTMATTLPLGPHFEGGISGALSMVTQTRLATAGVTGIDRSLERSMFLELALASMDELVKMAQTDEPLWIGSFEGGREILNHEEYLRTFTPCIGMKPSGFVSEASRETGMVIINSLALVETLMDSNRWAEMFPCMIARTSTTDVIASGMGGTRNGSLQLMNAELQVLSPLVPVREVNFLRFCKQHAEGVWAVVDVSIDTIRETSGAPLTFVSCRRLPSGCVVQDMPNGYSKVTWVEHAEYDESQIHQLYRPLISSGMGFGSQRWIATLQRQCECLAILLSSNVPSRDHTAITTSGRRSMLKLAQRMTDNFCAGVCASTVHKWNKLNAGNVDEDVRVMTRKSVDDPGEPPGIVLSAATSVWLPVSPQRLFDFLRNERLRSEWDILSNGGPMQEMAHIAKGQDHGNCVSLLRASAMNANQSSMLILQETCIDAAGSLVVYAPVDTPAMHVVMNGGDSAYVALLPSGFAIVPDGPGSRGPPTTNGVPTANNVGGQDRVSGSLLTVAFQILVNSLPTAKLTVESVETVNNLISCTVQKIKAALQCES, encoded by the exons ATGAGTTTTGGGGGTTTCCTTGAAAACACTAGTCCTGGTGGTGGTGGCGCAAGAATTGTGGCTGATATACcttataacaataacaacaacatgcCCACTGGTGCAATAGCTCAGACTCGCCTTGTCTCTCCTTCTCTCACTAAATCCATGTTCAACTCTCCTGGACTCTCTCTAGCCCTT CCAAACATAGATGGTCAAGGAGATATAACTAGAATGGCCGAGAACTTTGAGACAAGTGTGGGTAGGAGAAGCAGAGAAGAGGAACATGAGAGCAGATCTGGTAGTGATAACATGGATGGTGCGTCTGGTGACGATCAAGATGCAGCTGATAATCCtccaagaaaaaagagataCCACCGACACACTCCACAACAAATCCAAGAACTTGAAGC TTTGTTTAAGGAATGTCCTCATCCTGACGAGAAACAAAGATTGGAGCTTAGTAGAAGGCTGTGCTTGGAGACTAGGCAAGTCAAGTTCTGGTTTCAAAATCGTAGAACCCAAATGAAG ACTCAACTGGAGCGCCATGAGAACTCATTACTCAGGCAAGATAACGACAAGCTTCGAGCAGAAAACATGTCCATAAGAGATGCCATGAGAAATCCATCGTGCTCAAACTGTGGTGGTCCTGCGATAATCGGTGACATTTCACTTGAAGAACAGCATTTGAGGATTGAGAATGCTAGATTAAAAGATGAACTAGATCGAGTTTGTGCACTTGCGGGCAAGTTCTTAGGTCGCCCCATATCTTCGTTAGCTTCTTCACTTAGCCCTCCTATGCCGAATTCAAGCCTGGAACTTGCAGTTGGTGGTAATGGTTTTGCTGGTTTAAGCACCATGGCTACAACATTGCCTTTGGGACCTCATTTTGAAGGTGGGATTTCTGGTGCTTTGTCTATGGTAACTCAAACTAGACTAGCAACAGCTGGTGTTACTGGTATTGATAGATCATTAGAGAGATCCATGTTCTTGGAGTTGGCTTTAGCTTCCATGGATGAATTGGTGAAGATGGCTCAGACGGACGAGCCTCTTTGGATCGGGAGCTTTGAGGGTGGTAGAGAAATATTGAACCATGAGGAGTACTTGAGAACCTTCACTCCTTGCATTGGAATGAAGCCTAGTGGCTTTGTTAGTGAGGCTTCTAGAGAGACTGGTATGGTAATCATAAACAGTTTGGCCTTAGTTGAGACACTGATGGATTCG AACCGATGGGCAGAAATGTTTCCTTGTATGATTGCAAGGACCTCTACCACTGATGTGATAGCCAGCGGAATGGGGGGAACTAGAAATGGTTCACTTCAGTTG ATGAATGCTGAGCTCCAAGTCTTATCCCCATTGGTTCCGGTGCGTGAGGTCAATTTTCTCCGATTTTGCAAGCAGCACGCAGAGGGGGTTTGGGCTGTTGTTGATGTATCAATTGATACCATCCGAGAAACTTCCGGTGCACCACTGACATTTGTGAGCTGCAGGAGGCTTCCTTCTGGTTGTGTGGTGCAAGATATGCCCAATGGGTACTCCAAG GTTACATGGGTTGAGCATGCAGAATATGATGAAAGCCAAATACACCAGCTCTATCGGCCGTTGATAAGTTCCGGCATGGGCTTCGGTTCCCAGCGATGGATAGCTACCCTTCAACGTCAATGCGAGTGTTTAGCCATCCTCTTGTCCTCCAATGTACCTAGTAGAGACCACACAG CGATAACTACAAGCGGTCGCCGAAGCATGTTGAAGCTGGCGCAAAGAATGACAGATAACTTCTGTGCTGGGGTTTGTGCCTCCACAGTGCACAAATGGAACAAGCTGAATGCCGGAAATGTTGATGAAGATGTTAGGGTTATGACCCGAAAGAGTGTTGATGATCCTGGTGAGCCACCAGGCATAGTTTTGAGCGCTGCGACCTCTGTTTGGCTACCTGTTTCTCCGCAAAGGCTCTTTGATTTCCTACGCAATGAACGACTCAGAAGCGAGTGGGACATACTCTCCAACGGGGGACCAATGCAGGAAATGGCCCACATTGCTAAAGGCCAGGATCACGGCAACTGTGTCTCTCTCCTACGTGCTAGC GCCATGAATGCTAACCAGAGTAGCATGCTAATACTGCAAGAGACGTGCATAGATGCAGCAGGCTCTCTTGTAGTGTACGCTCCCGTAGACACTCCGGCCATGCACGTAGTGATGAACGGCGGTGATTCGGCTTACGTGGCGCTTCTTCCGTCAGGGTTTGCTATCGTACCGGATGGGCCTGGTTCACGTGGCCCCCCAACGACCAATGGCGTCCCGACTGCTAATAATGTCGGTGGCCAAGATAGGGTAAGTGGGTCCCTTTTGACGGTGGCCTTCCAAATATTGGTGAATAGTCTCCCTACGGCGAAGCTCACAGTAGAATCTGTGGAGACAGTCAACAACCTTATTTCATGCACTGTCCAAAAGATCAAGGCTGCTCTCCAATGTGAAAGCTGA